A DNA window from Halomicrobium mukohataei DSM 12286 contains the following coding sequences:
- a CDS encoding TRAP transporter permease, translated as MTPRITDTDVAADDLLQEIERKRSLRRVASVVVSIVGILFSAYQMWFAARGFVFAVELPVLGEVELASLQLLQINAIHVGFALVLTFLLYPGSTGDGRFARACSGLRARTAARLGPDSPLVSAMDAIGDGLAWLFVDPDLDRVTPSDLLLIAVTVLSSAYFVTDFREIQRMRALGLPAGRPIQEVFTFLDPVAGLLGPLTNVSYAFVLGVVGVLLVLEATRRAISLYLVFIVGAFIVYARFGVLIPQDAAYVGVLSIPELTWPSIVQNLWYNTENGVFGIPVTVSVQFIYIFILFGAFLEMSGAGQWFIDLAYAATGTRKGGPAKASILASGFMGTISGSSIANTVTTGAFTIPLMKRSGYSPEFAGGVESSASSGGQILPPVMGAAAFLIVQYTATPFADVIVAAAIPAVVFFFGVWVMVHFEASRLGIGGLDPDSVVDIRRHLWTGWFYLVPIFLLLYYLIGARLSVARSAWFTLVAIVALITLVAAYSDETRGRLVALLLALGLGQFLAQWSTGAPLVAALSGGGPGGLSIGGAAAATLGTVGRLAIAAGVLTLLSKPRLTASWLALDPAVDEAADGLSTAVGRPAAGDNGLVRLGTFVLKSMDSGARTAVPVVVAVAAAGIIPGVISVSGLGPNLVALIRSLAGGSLVLLLVITAIASIILGMGMPTTVTYIILVSMLGPALVTFGIPELAAHLFILYFGVIADITPPVAVAAYAASGIAKSDPFQTGIEAFSLSLNKAIVPFAFVLVPGIVLLREKDDAAELPLGEQFRVATPADLLDLGWSLPEVFVPVVGVFLGVVALAGTVIGFVYAPLDRWERAGLAVSSLLLMAPGLPVSAGYDVTALLGLGGGSVSLTADLLLRAVGLAMLVALLAKNRRAAPRGDSGATADAA; from the coding sequence ATGACTCCTCGCATCACCGATACCGATGTCGCGGCCGACGACTTGCTCCAGGAGATCGAACGCAAACGCTCGCTGCGGCGGGTGGCCAGCGTCGTCGTCTCGATCGTCGGCATCCTCTTTTCGGCCTACCAGATGTGGTTCGCCGCCCGCGGGTTCGTCTTCGCCGTCGAGTTGCCCGTCCTCGGCGAGGTCGAACTCGCCTCCCTGCAGCTGTTGCAGATCAACGCCATTCACGTCGGTTTCGCGCTCGTGCTGACGTTCCTGCTGTACCCCGGGAGCACGGGCGACGGGCGATTCGCGCGGGCCTGCAGCGGACTCCGAGCGCGGACGGCCGCTCGGCTCGGCCCCGACAGCCCGCTCGTCTCGGCGATGGACGCGATCGGTGACGGACTGGCCTGGCTGTTCGTCGATCCCGACCTCGACCGCGTGACGCCGTCGGATCTCCTCCTGATCGCAGTCACGGTGCTGTCGAGCGCGTACTTCGTCACCGACTTCCGAGAGATCCAGCGCATGCGCGCGCTGGGGCTGCCCGCCGGTCGGCCGATCCAGGAGGTGTTCACGTTCCTCGACCCGGTTGCCGGCCTGCTCGGCCCGCTGACGAACGTGTCCTACGCGTTCGTCCTGGGCGTCGTCGGCGTCTTGCTCGTCCTGGAGGCGACGCGGCGAGCGATCAGTCTCTATCTCGTCTTCATCGTGGGTGCGTTCATCGTCTACGCCCGCTTCGGCGTGTTGATCCCACAGGACGCGGCCTACGTCGGCGTCCTCTCGATCCCGGAGCTGACCTGGCCCTCGATCGTCCAGAACCTCTGGTACAACACGGAGAACGGCGTCTTCGGTATTCCGGTGACGGTGTCGGTGCAGTTCATCTACATCTTCATCCTCTTTGGCGCGTTCCTGGAGATGTCCGGGGCGGGCCAGTGGTTCATCGATCTCGCGTACGCGGCGACGGGCACGCGCAAGGGCGGGCCAGCGAAGGCGTCGATCCTCGCGAGTGGTTTCATGGGGACGATCTCCGGCTCCTCGATCGCGAACACGGTCACGACCGGCGCGTTCACGATCCCGCTGATGAAACGGTCGGGCTACTCCCCGGAGTTCGCCGGTGGCGTGGAGTCTTCGGCCTCCTCGGGCGGTCAGATCCTCCCGCCGGTGATGGGTGCCGCGGCCTTCCTGATCGTCCAGTACACCGCGACGCCCTTCGCCGACGTGATCGTCGCCGCCGCGATCCCGGCCGTCGTCTTCTTTTTCGGCGTCTGGGTGATGGTCCACTTCGAGGCCTCGCGGCTGGGTATCGGGGGGCTCGATCCCGACTCGGTCGTCGACATCCGGCGACACCTCTGGACGGGCTGGTTCTACCTCGTCCCCATCTTCCTCCTGCTGTACTACCTCATCGGCGCTCGGCTCTCGGTCGCGCGCTCGGCGTGGTTCACGCTCGTGGCCATCGTCGCGCTGATCACGCTCGTCGCGGCCTACAGCGACGAAACGCGGGGGCGACTCGTCGCCCTCCTCCTGGCGCTCGGCCTGGGGCAGTTCCTCGCACAGTGGTCGACCGGCGCGCCCCTCGTCGCCGCACTGAGCGGCGGCGGTCCGGGCGGGCTATCGATCGGTGGGGCCGCCGCGGCGACGCTTGGCACCGTGGGCCGACTGGCGATCGCGGCGGGCGTCCTGACACTGCTCTCGAAGCCGCGCCTGACCGCGTCGTGGCTCGCGCTCGATCCCGCGGTCGACGAGGCCGCCGACGGGCTCTCGACGGCCGTCGGTCGCCCGGCGGCGGGCGACAACGGGCTCGTTCGGCTCGGTACCTTCGTGCTCAAGTCGATGGACAGCGGTGCCCGGACCGCGGTCCCGGTCGTCGTCGCGGTCGCGGCTGCGGGAATCATCCCCGGCGTGATCAGCGTCTCCGGGCTGGGGCCGAACCTAGTCGCGCTCATCCGCTCGCTGGCCGGGGGCTCGCTGGTCCTCCTGCTGGTCATCACCGCCATCGCGTCGATCATCCTCGGGATGGGGATGCCGACGACGGTCACCTACATCATCCTCGTGTCGATGCTGGGGCCCGCGCTCGTGACCTTCGGTATCCCCGAACTCGCCGCGCACCTGTTCATCCTCTATTTCGGCGTCATCGCCGACATCACGCCGCCGGTGGCCGTCGCCGCCTACGCGGCCTCGGGCATCGCGAAGTCGGACCCCTTCCAGACGGGCATCGAGGCGTTCTCGCTGTCGCTCAACAAGGCGATCGTCCCCTTCGCGTTCGTGCTGGTCCCCGGCATCGTCTTGCTCCGGGAGAAGGACGACGCGGCGGAGCTACCCCTGGGCGAGCAGTTTCGCGTCGCCACCCCGGCCGATCTGCTGGATCTGGGCTGGTCGCTCCCGGAGGTGTTCGTCCCCGTCGTCGGCGTCTTCCTCGGCGTCGTCGCGCTGGCCGGCACCGTGATCGGCTTCGTCTACGCGCCCCTCGACCGCTGGGAACGGGCCGGGCTGGCGGTCAGCTCGCTCCTGTTGATGGCTCCCGGGCTCCCGGTGTCGGCCGGCTACGACGTGACGGCGCTGCTGGGGCTCGGCGGCGGCTCGGTCTCTCTGACCGCCGACCTGCTGCTCCGGGCCGTCGGGCTCGCGATGCTGGTCGCGCTGCTGGCGAAGAACCGGCGGGCGGCCCCCCGCGGCGATTCCGGAGCGACCGCCGACGCCGCGTAG